In the genome of Chryseobacterium arthrosphaerae, one region contains:
- a CDS encoding deoxyuridine 5'-triphosphate nucleotidohydrolase, translating into MEYSKEFKAALSAFSSPEKDKLIFRLLRKDKLLSKKLYFELIDPETTDDKRDFMEDQVKEKVLLAAKYIGNTKYFLTIIRKISAEITEHVKITTDKFGEVSLNLLLVNAILDYNADLSRQRFDNVYKLYLYIINKIFKSLTLIRKLDEDYWMEIDDYLRDAEKKILENHYLQKLCINNGLNFNWFECANIPENIDQIMKDTKSQGFLR; encoded by the coding sequence ATGGAGTATTCAAAAGAATTTAAAGCTGCATTAAGTGCCTTCTCCAGTCCTGAGAAAGATAAACTGATCTTCAGATTGCTGAGAAAGGATAAATTGCTCTCTAAAAAGTTGTATTTTGAGCTCATTGATCCGGAAACTACCGATGATAAAAGGGATTTTATGGAGGATCAGGTAAAGGAAAAAGTTCTTTTGGCTGCCAAATACATCGGGAATACCAAGTATTTCCTGACCATTATCCGAAAAATCAGTGCCGAAATAACGGAACACGTCAAAATAACAACGGATAAATTTGGTGAAGTCTCTCTCAATCTGCTTCTTGTAAATGCTATTTTAGATTATAATGCAGATCTGAGCAGACAGCGTTTTGACAATGTATACAAATTATACCTCTATATCATCAATAAGATATTCAAATCCCTTACTCTCATCAGAAAGCTGGACGAAGATTACTGGATGGAAATTGACGACTATCTGCGTGATGCTGAAAAGAAAATTTTAGAAAATCATTATCTTCAAAAACTCTGCATCAATAACGGACTTAACTTTAACTGGTTTGAGTGTGCCAATATTCCGGAAAACATTGACCAGATCATGAAAGACACTAAAAGCCAGGGATTTTTAAGATAA
- a CDS encoding glycosyltransferase family 2 protein, with translation MKDLVSIITPCYNSAEFIEETIQSVLNQTYENWEWLITDDLSKDNTVEIIKKYNDPRIKLQVLEKNGGAGNARNNSLERAQGRYIAFLDSDDFWYPEYLETMTDYMQEHHAELVYCNYSRCNEQLQPILKDFLADKVVTFSNLLKTCRLAPVSTMYDTKRVGKFLFPVKSKREDHVMWLNLLKVIPEGMPINKTLAKYRMRENSVSRNKKNIIRDQYLVYKDFMGFSTVTSLYYTANWALNGFLKYSKIFN, from the coding sequence ATGAAAGATCTTGTCTCCATCATCACCCCCTGTTACAACTCGGCAGAATTTATTGAAGAAACGATACAATCTGTTCTGAACCAGACCTATGAGAATTGGGAATGGCTGATCACCGACGATCTTTCTAAAGACAATACGGTTGAGATCATCAAGAAATACAACGATCCACGGATAAAACTTCAGGTCCTGGAAAAAAACGGCGGAGCCGGCAATGCAAGAAATAACAGTCTTGAAAGGGCTCAGGGAAGATATATCGCTTTCTTGGATTCCGATGATTTCTGGTATCCGGAATATCTTGAAACCATGACAGATTACATGCAGGAACATCACGCAGAACTTGTTTATTGTAACTATTCAAGATGTAATGAGCAGCTTCAGCCTATCCTGAAAGATTTCCTGGCTGATAAAGTGGTAACATTCTCTAATCTCCTGAAGACCTGTCGCCTGGCACCGGTTTCAACAATGTACGATACAAAAAGAGTCGGAAAGTTCCTGTTTCCGGTAAAAAGTAAACGGGAAGACCATGTGATGTGGCTGAATCTCTTAAAAGTAATTCCTGAAGGAATGCCCATCAATAAAACCTTAGCCAAATACAGAATGCGTGAAAACAGTGTTTCCAGAAATAAGAAAAACATCATCAGAGACCAGTACCTCGTGTATAAAGATTTTATGGGATTTTCTACCGTGACATCTCTGTATTATACGGCAAACTGGGCCCTGAACGGATTCCTGAAATATTCGAAAATTTTCAATTAA